Proteins from a single region of Deltaproteobacteria bacterium:
- a CDS encoding HAD family phosphatase, producing MPVSNSWEMALNIVFDLGGVLVRWAPEALIAESFSDPAARQKVLDGFVAHADWQALDRGTLAPRDAVARASARTGLPAREIAQFLDGVPASLTPIAETVALLEHLKSQGRRLFCLSNMHFASIDYIERTHGFFRLFDGAVISCRLNLIKPEAAIYEHLLGAHGLPANETIFIDDVEANVAAAAQLGMRTIRFQHAAQCAQELQRLGGL from the coding sequence GTGCCGGTTTCGAACAGTTGGGAGATGGCGTTGAATATCGTTTTCGATCTTGGGGGAGTTTTGGTGCGCTGGGCGCCAGAGGCGCTTATTGCCGAGTCGTTCAGCGATCCGGCGGCGCGTCAGAAAGTGCTCGATGGATTCGTTGCCCATGCCGATTGGCAGGCGCTCGACCGCGGCACGCTGGCGCCGCGCGATGCGGTGGCGCGCGCCAGCGCGCGCACGGGCTTGCCGGCGCGCGAGATTGCCCAATTTCTCGACGGTGTGCCGGCGTCGCTTACGCCGATCGCCGAGACCGTCGCTTTGTTGGAGCACTTGAAGAGCCAGGGTCGAAGGTTATTCTGTTTGTCGAACATGCACTTCGCATCCATCGATTACATCGAGCGCACCCATGGTTTCTTTCGACTCTTCGACGGCGCGGTGATCTCCTGCCGCTTGAACCTGATCAAACCGGAAGCGGCGATCTATGAGCATCTGTTGGGCGCGCATGGGCTGCCGGCGAACGAGACTATTTTCATCGACGACGTCGAGGCCAACGTGGCGGCCGCGGCGCAACTCGGCATGCGCACGATTCGCTTCCAGCACGCCGCGCAATGCGCCCAAGAGTTGCAAAGATTGGGCGGCTTGTAG
- a CDS encoding DUF1499 domain-containing protein, with the protein MSPCPCSPNCVSTDADDIDHNIPGFECVVAPTDAWRAAHAAVVALPRTTVVTDAPEYLHAECRSAFFGFVDDLEMHLRAKQNLIAVRSASRLGRSDFGVNKKRIEELRQSLRAQGVIR; encoded by the coding sequence CTGTCGCCTTGTCCTTGCTCCCCCAATTGTGTTTCCACCGACGCCGATGACATCGATCACAATATTCCCGGCTTCGAGTGTGTCGTGGCGCCCACCGATGCCTGGCGCGCGGCGCACGCCGCGGTGGTGGCGCTGCCGCGCACGACCGTTGTCACGGATGCGCCCGAGTATCTGCATGCCGAATGCCGCAGCGCATTTTTCGGCTTTGTCGACGACCTCGAGATGCACTTGCGCGCCAAACAAAATCTGATCGCAGTGCGCTCGGCGTCACGTTTAGGGCGGAGCGATTTTGGCGTGAATAAGAAACGCATAGAAGAGTTGCGCCAGAGCTTGCGCGCCCAGGGCGTGATTCGATGA
- a CDS encoding aminopeptidase P family protein yields MRQRSDYPTFADEELNRRHKAVYGLMEQEGVDAVLFYGSGRYASDIYWLSDWPSSREAYLLMQPGKDPVILMQLFNHFPMARVMSWIKDVRWAGANTNRSVMELIAERGLEGKKIGLVGSVGFQLYNSLREKYPNATFVDLGGRMRVMRTIKSPAEIERIRLASKLTDDSIKAMAEGLKAGLREDEIPAIIEPVYLKQGGYAGIHFMSSMPMRSPDFCVPSQFHSSRKLARGDALITEISGAYSGYSGQIHRTFSIGEGPTPEWQKMHDAAMEAFDVLAKVIKDGATVSQAEEAAEIIHQRGYSTYDDLVHGVNQYPPIFQTKTRKRHESRDITFRENMVIVIQPNLMTNDEKMGLQFGETLLVTKTGCESLNKYPRQWVVCGG; encoded by the coding sequence ATGCGCCAACGATCCGATTACCCGACATTTGCCGACGAAGAGTTGAACCGCCGCCACAAAGCCGTCTATGGCTTGATGGAACAGGAAGGCGTCGACGCCGTGCTTTTTTACGGCAGCGGCCGCTACGCGTCGGATATCTATTGGCTCTCCGACTGGCCGAGCAGCCGCGAAGCCTACCTGCTGATGCAGCCCGGCAAAGATCCGGTCATCTTGATGCAGCTGTTCAACCACTTCCCCATGGCGCGGGTCATGTCGTGGATCAAAGACGTGCGCTGGGCCGGCGCCAACACCAACCGCAGTGTGATGGAATTGATCGCCGAGCGCGGCCTCGAAGGAAAAAAGATCGGCCTGGTGGGGTCCGTCGGTTTCCAACTTTACAATTCGTTACGTGAAAAATATCCCAACGCCACCTTCGTCGACTTGGGCGGCAGAATGCGCGTGATGCGCACGATCAAGAGCCCGGCGGAGATCGAGCGGATTCGTCTGGCGTCCAAGCTCACCGACGATTCGATCAAAGCGATGGCCGAAGGGCTCAAAGCCGGCCTGCGCGAAGACGAAATCCCGGCGATCATCGAGCCGGTCTATCTCAAACAAGGCGGCTACGCCGGCATTCACTTCATGAGCAGCATGCCGATGCGCAGCCCGGACTTCTGCGTGCCGTCGCAGTTTCATTCTAGTCGGAAATTAGCGCGAGGTGACGCGCTGATCACGGAAATCAGCGGCGCCTACTCTGGCTACAGCGGCCAGATACATCGGACTTTTTCGATCGGCGAAGGACCGACGCCGGAATGGCAAAAGATGCACGACGCCGCGATGGAAGCTTTCGACGTGCTAGCGAAAGTCATCAAAGACGGCGCCACCGTCAGCCAAGCCGAGGAAGCCGCGGAAATCATCCACCAGCGCGGCTACAGCACCTACGACGACCTGGTCCACGGCGTCAATCAATATCCGCCGATCTTTCAAACCAAAACCCGAAAACGCCACGAATCGCGCGACATCACCTTCCGCGAAAACATGGTCATCGTCATCCAACCCAACTTGATGACCAACGACGAGAAGATGGGTTTGCAGTTCGGCGAGACGCTGCTGGTGACAAAGACCGGCTGCGAGTCGTTGAACAAGTATCCGCGGCAGTGGGTGGTGTGCGGCGGCTGA
- a CDS encoding xanthine dehydrogenase family protein molybdopterin-binding subunit — translation MTQVVGKPTPRVEGELKVTGKAQYSADLKLPATLWGRCLRSPVAYGKIKRIDTSKAERAPGVKAVLVGSEVPGLRIGRCIYDTPVLADGQVRFIGEKVAAVAAATKQQAEAALELIEVEYEEMEPLLDPEEAAKDGSMILHPDLLSYRGLPVPVEKLGNVFAYLKWGKGDIEAGFREADLIVENTFTTQVTHQTYLEPHACVANARPDGSADIWSCSKTPYAVRGQLSNCIGIAKEKLVFHPMHIGGDFGGKGGFMDVALAYFLSKKAGAPVKMVMDYTEELTAGNPRHASIIKVRTGVKKNGVITAHHMDFLFDSGAYASMKPAGYLIGASTCAGPYKINNCLIEERMVYTNKIPCGHMRAPGDPQGFFANESQMDIVARKLGMDPVDFKRKNLMKDGDSTPIGGHISHIRGNEALDKAIDLAGYRRPKGKNIGRGLAFSEWSPSGGEGSIFVTIDESGKVKISSPVVDQGAGVLTVIVECVGEELGIPAAEIELIQTDSTVVPSDGGVGGSRATRVYGNAAYEGGKKAREELFKYAAQSLEVDAKELELDRGSVAHKKSKRKMSFAQVIKFKGSPIHELGYYKSAEKSHDASVSAQICEVHVDPETGKVTLRNMVSAHTTGKVINPLMHQGQIDGGVVFGLGYALTEEINFDGPRITTTNMGEFKIPNITDIPPLKTHVAEIVPGGPGPYNSLAIGEVANTPTAAAVANAVADACGVRITDLPVTSEKVWAALKARG, via the coding sequence ATGACGCAGGTAGTGGGCAAGCCGACGCCTCGGGTGGAAGGTGAGCTGAAGGTAACGGGCAAGGCGCAATACAGCGCCGATTTGAAATTGCCGGCGACGCTGTGGGGGCGTTGTCTGCGCAGTCCGGTGGCGTATGGCAAGATCAAGCGCATCGACACCAGCAAAGCCGAGCGCGCGCCAGGGGTGAAGGCGGTGTTGGTCGGTTCAGAGGTGCCTGGCCTGCGCATTGGACGGTGCATCTACGACACGCCGGTGTTGGCCGATGGCCAAGTGCGGTTCATCGGTGAGAAGGTCGCGGCGGTCGCCGCGGCGACCAAGCAGCAGGCCGAAGCCGCGCTGGAATTGATCGAGGTCGAGTATGAAGAGATGGAACCGCTGCTCGACCCCGAGGAAGCCGCCAAAGACGGCTCGATGATTTTGCATCCCGATCTGCTTTCCTATCGAGGTCTACCGGTGCCGGTGGAGAAGTTGGGCAACGTGTTTGCCTATCTCAAATGGGGCAAGGGCGATATCGAGGCCGGCTTTCGCGAAGCCGATCTGATCGTCGAAAATACTTTTACGACGCAAGTGACGCATCAGACTTATTTAGAGCCGCACGCCTGTGTCGCCAACGCGCGGCCTGACGGCAGCGCCGATATCTGGTCGTGCAGCAAGACGCCGTATGCGGTGCGCGGCCAATTGTCTAACTGCATCGGCATCGCCAAGGAAAAGTTGGTTTTTCATCCGATGCACATCGGCGGCGACTTCGGCGGCAAGGGCGGCTTCATGGACGTGGCGCTGGCTTACTTTTTGTCGAAGAAGGCGGGCGCACCGGTGAAGATGGTGATGGACTACACCGAAGAATTGACCGCCGGCAATCCGCGTCACGCGTCGATCATAAAAGTTCGGACGGGCGTTAAGAAAAACGGCGTGATCACGGCGCATCACATGGACTTTCTCTTCGACAGCGGTGCCTATGCGTCGATGAAGCCGGCGGGTTATTTGATCGGCGCGTCGACCTGCGCCGGCCCGTACAAAATCAACAACTGTTTGATCGAAGAGCGCATGGTTTATACGAATAAGATCCCTTGCGGTCACATGCGCGCGCCGGGCGACCCGCAGGGCTTTTTCGCCAACGAGAGCCAGATGGACATCGTCGCGCGCAAGCTCGGCATGGATCCGGTGGATTTCAAGCGCAAAAACCTAATGAAGGACGGCGACTCGACACCCATCGGCGGCCACATCTCGCACATCCGCGGCAACGAAGCGTTGGACAAAGCCATCGATCTCGCCGGCTATCGTAGACCCAAGGGCAAAAACATCGGCCGCGGTTTGGCATTTTCCGAGTGGAGCCCGAGCGGCGGCGAAGGCAGCATTTTTGTAACCATCGACGAATCGGGCAAGGTGAAAATTTCTTCGCCCGTGGTCGATCAGGGTGCCGGCGTGTTGACCGTCATCGTCGAGTGTGTCGGCGAAGAGCTTGGCATCCCCGCCGCGGAAATCGAACTGATCCAAACCGACAGCACGGTGGTGCCGAGCGACGGCGGCGTCGGCGGCAGCCGGGCGACGCGCGTGTACGGCAACGCGGCCTACGAAGGCGGCAAGAAAGCGCGCGAGGAATTATTCAAATATGCGGCGCAGTCTTTGGAAGTGGACGCCAAAGAGCTGGAGCTCGACCGCGGCAGCGTCGCGCACAAGAAATCCAAACGCAAGATGAGTTTTGCTCAGGTAATAAAATTTAAAGGTTCGCCGATTCACGAGCTGGGCTACTACAAGAGCGCGGAAAAGTCGCACGATGCGTCCGTCTCGGCGCAGATCTGCGAAGTGCACGTTGACCCGGAGACCGGCAAAGTCACGCTGCGCAACATGGTCTCGGCGCATACTACAGGCAAAGTCATCAATCCCCTGATGCACCAGGGGCAGATCGACGGCGGTGTGGTGTTCGGTCTGGGCTACGCGCTGACCGAAGAGATCAATTTCGATGGCCCGCGCATCACAACCACCAACATGGGCGAGTTCAAGATTCCCAACATCACGGACATTCCGCCGTTGAAGACGCACGTAGCGGAGATCGTGCCCGGCGGCCCTGGACCCTATAATAGTTTGGCCATCGGCGAAGTAGCGAACACGCCGACGGCGGCTGCGGTGGCCAACGCCGTCGCCGACGCCTGCGGCGTGCGCATCACCGATCTGCCGGTAACGTCGGAAAAGGTGTGGGCGGCGCTGAAAGCGCGCGGGTAA
- a CDS encoding carboxymuconolactone decarboxylase family protein: protein MADHYHDPEDIKLMREMRKLAPEDFNAWLGLEKSVGRDNGAIPKKYRELIAIAVAATTQCPYCLEGHAKAAHMAGATREEVVEATFIAAALRAGAAATHGTMALKFFDKQAEAKKE, encoded by the coding sequence ATGGCCGATCACTATCACGATCCGGAAGATATCAAACTGATGCGCGAGATGCGTAAGCTCGCGCCCGAAGATTTCAACGCCTGGCTTGGTTTAGAGAAGAGCGTCGGCCGCGACAACGGCGCGATTCCCAAAAAATATCGCGAGTTGATCGCCATTGCCGTGGCGGCGACGACCCAGTGTCCTTATTGTTTGGAAGGCCACGCCAAAGCGGCCCACATGGCGGGCGCGACCCGCGAAGAGGTCGTCGAAGCCACGTTCATCGCCGCCGCCTTGCGTGCCGGCGCGGCGGCAACCCACGGCACCATGGCGCTTAAATTTTTCGACAAACAAGCGGAAGCCAAGAAAGAGTAG
- a CDS encoding pyrimidine/purine nucleoside phosphorylase produces MSEFTNVTVVKKANVYFDGKVISRSVIFADGSKKTLGVMQPGEYEFSTGDKEIMEIISGELDIELPGASGWKAIKGGESFEVAANAKFRMRVKTLTDYCCSFVK; encoded by the coding sequence ATGTCAGAATTCACCAACGTCACCGTTGTCAAAAAAGCCAATGTTTACTTTGACGGTAAGGTAATCAGCCGCTCGGTGATTTTTGCCGATGGCTCGAAGAAAACGCTCGGTGTCATGCAACCGGGCGAATATGAATTTAGCACCGGCGACAAAGAGATCATGGAAATCATCAGCGGCGAATTGGACATCGAGCTGCCCGGTGCGAGCGGATGGAAAGCGATCAAAGGCGGGGAGTCGTTCGAGGTGGCCGCCAATGCGAAGTTTCGCATGCGGGTGAAAACCTTAACCGATTATTGTTGTTCGTTTGTGAAATAA
- a CDS encoding MFS transporter: MTNESHDKTWLWITMAAAALFMITMGVRQSQGLFLFPISGSTGVGIAAISFAMAVGQFMWGLAQPVGGALADRFGVGRVLIGGVLILATGMALTPVLTNQLGMVVTIGILSALGSGAGSFTVLIGAMARRLAPRERAMASGLISGGGSFGQFLYAPLAQVLIVAWGWMGAMWSLAALSLLALPLVRTIVGPAAQGGAVGSADGSMGATLRTAFGNYSYLLLHGSFLTCGFHIAFLVTHLPGEVDLCGLPASVASWSLAIIGLANIAGSFAAGWMLNHFRGKYILFGMYGSRTLLILLYLAAPKTEWTFYLLAIGLGFSWLGTAPPTAGVVGKLFGTRYLATLYGMTMLSHQIGGFFGAWLGGLAFAYYGNYQWMWYADAVFAAIAALLNLPIKEPRLEPRAAPA; encoded by the coding sequence ATGACCAACGAATCTCACGACAAGACTTGGCTGTGGATCACCATGGCGGCCGCGGCGTTGTTCATGATCACCATGGGCGTGCGGCAGTCGCAGGGGCTGTTTTTGTTTCCGATCAGCGGCTCCACCGGCGTTGGCATCGCAGCGATCAGTTTTGCCATGGCGGTGGGCCAGTTTATGTGGGGTTTGGCGCAGCCGGTGGGCGGCGCGCTGGCCGATCGCTTCGGTGTTGGCCGGGTGCTGATCGGCGGCGTTTTGATCCTCGCGACGGGGATGGCGTTGACACCGGTTCTCACCAACCAGCTCGGTATGGTCGTGACCATTGGCATTCTCTCGGCTCTGGGCTCAGGGGCCGGTAGCTTTACGGTGTTGATCGGTGCCATGGCGCGCCGTTTGGCGCCGCGCGAGCGCGCCATGGCTTCGGGCCTCATCAGCGGCGGCGGCTCCTTCGGCCAATTTCTGTATGCGCCTTTGGCGCAGGTGCTGATTGTCGCTTGGGGCTGGATGGGGGCCATGTGGTCGCTGGCGGCGCTGTCGCTGCTGGCATTGCCGTTGGTGAGAACCATCGTTGGGCCCGCCGCGCAGGGGGGCGCGGTGGGGAGCGCCGACGGCAGCATGGGCGCGACGCTGCGCACGGCGTTTGGCAACTATAGTTATCTCTTGCTGCACGGCAGCTTTCTCACCTGCGGTTTTCACATTGCGTTTCTCGTTACGCATTTGCCGGGGGAAGTTGATCTGTGTGGCTTGCCGGCGTCGGTGGCGAGCTGGTCGTTGGCGATCATCGGCTTGGCCAATATCGCCGGCAGCTTCGCCGCCGGCTGGATGCTCAACCACTTTCGCGGCAAATATATTCTCTTCGGCATGTACGGCTCGCGCACGCTGCTAATCCTCTTGTATCTTGCCGCGCCGAAGACAGAGTGGACGTTTTACCTGCTGGCGATCGGGCTGGGTTTTTCCTGGCTTGGTACCGCCCCACCGACGGCTGGTGTCGTCGGCAAACTCTTCGGCACTCGCTATCTGGCGACGCTTTATGGCATGACCATGTTGTCGCATCAGATCGGCGGTTTCTTTGGCGCCTGGCTCGGCGGCCTTGCGTTTGCCTACTATGGCAACTATCAGTGGATGTGGTACGCCGATGCTGTGTTTGCCGCCATCGCCGCATTGTTGAATCTGCCGATCAAAGAACCGCGACTGGAGCCGCGCGCCGCGCCGGCATAA
- a CDS encoding class I SAM-dependent methyltransferase, which translates to MGVSLLALLLFAAVVPAAEYQPQVGQEGKDVIWVPTPQALVEKMLDMAKVTPKDYVIDLGSGDGRTVITAAKRGSKALGIEYNPDMVELSKRNAAKEGVSDKASFIKADLFESDFSQAQVITMFLLPDINLRLRPKILDLKPGTRIVSNSFTMGEWTAEDTQKVTEGCASYCTAYLWIVPAKVEGTWQLPQGELTLKQSFQMLTGSLKTGDRVVQITDGKMNGEQISFTAGGTTYRGRVSGNTIEGPIPWKATRAK; encoded by the coding sequence ATGGGCGTGAGCCTGCTCGCGCTGTTGTTGTTTGCTGCTGTCGTGCCGGCGGCGGAGTACCAGCCGCAGGTCGGCCAAGAGGGCAAAGACGTCATCTGGGTGCCGACGCCGCAGGCTTTGGTCGAGAAGATGCTCGACATGGCCAAGGTGACGCCGAAAGATTACGTCATCGATCTTGGCTCCGGCGATGGCCGCACCGTCATCACGGCGGCCAAGCGCGGCTCCAAAGCGCTGGGCATCGAATACAACCCCGACATGGTCGAGCTGTCGAAACGCAACGCCGCCAAAGAGGGCGTGAGCGACAAGGCGAGCTTTATCAAAGCCGATTTGTTCGAGAGCGATTTCTCCCAGGCGCAGGTGATTACCATGTTCTTGCTGCCGGATATCAATTTGCGCTTGCGGCCGAAGATTCTCGACTTGAAGCCCGGCACGCGCATCGTTTCCAATTCCTTCACCATGGGCGAATGGACCGCCGAGGACACTCAGAAGGTGACCGAGGGCTGCGCTTCGTATTGCACGGCCTATCTGTGGATCGTGCCGGCGAAAGTGGAAGGGACCTGGCAGCTGCCGCAGGGCGAGTTGACGCTCAAGCAGAGCTTCCAGATGCTCACCGGCTCGCTGAAAACCGGCGATCGCGTGGTGCAAATCACCGACGGCAAGATGAATGGCGAGCAGATTTCTTTCACCGCCGGCGGCACGACGTATCGTGGGCGTGTCAGCGGCAATACCATTGAAGGCCCGATTCCCTGGAAGGCGACGCGCGCGAAGTAG
- a CDS encoding ABC transporter substrate-binding protein, giving the protein MLLFLSLVFMVFSSFGAADAQPLEKLRLTYSAIGGSQASLWIPYEAGIFRNHGLDVELLYVAGGGRAAQVVQSGEVPIGVFTGGSVINSNLAGGDLVVIASSMNVMTFVVMARPDIKRIEELKGKKLGVSRFGSATDFGLRYVEEQWPVKRQRDFAVLQMGGVTDVFNALRAGVIDAGVINAELAIIGRRENFRELADIAKMGIQFPTSSVITTRSFIKRSENTVRKFIRGFVEGVHFAKTQRGPATKIMMKYLRSSDASMFNELYDMYILQNIPRIPRPSPESLKTVIDQMVETEPRAAGLKPEQFIDNRFFQELDKEGFIQRLWK; this is encoded by the coding sequence ATGTTGTTATTCTTGTCGCTGGTATTCATGGTTTTTTCGTCGTTCGGCGCCGCCGACGCCCAGCCCCTGGAAAAGCTCCGCCTTACTTACAGCGCCATCGGCGGTTCGCAGGCTTCGTTGTGGATTCCCTACGAAGCCGGCATCTTTCGCAACCACGGGCTTGACGTCGAATTGCTCTACGTCGCCGGCGGCGGCCGGGCGGCGCAGGTGGTGCAGTCGGGCGAAGTGCCGATCGGGGTTTTCACCGGCGGTTCAGTGATCAATTCCAACCTGGCCGGCGGCGATCTGGTCGTTATCGCCAGCTCGATGAATGTCATGACGTTCGTCGTGATGGCGCGTCCCGATATCAAGCGCATCGAAGAGCTCAAGGGCAAAAAGCTCGGTGTGTCGCGCTTTGGCTCCGCCACAGATTTCGGTTTGCGCTACGTTGAGGAACAGTGGCCGGTCAAACGGCAGCGCGATTTCGCCGTCCTACAAATGGGAGGTGTGACCGATGTTTTCAACGCCTTGCGCGCCGGGGTGATCGACGCCGGAGTGATCAACGCCGAGCTTGCCATCATTGGGCGCAGAGAAAATTTCCGTGAGCTGGCGGACATCGCAAAAATGGGCATCCAGTTTCCGACTTCGTCGGTGATCACGACGCGGTCGTTCATCAAGCGCAGCGAAAACACCGTGCGCAAATTCATCCGTGGCTTTGTCGAGGGCGTGCATTTCGCCAAGACTCAGCGCGGGCCGGCGACCAAGATCATGATGAAATATCTGCGCAGCAGCGACGCGTCGATGTTCAACGAGCTCTACGACATGTATATTTTGCAAAACATCCCGCGCATTCCCCGGCCATCGCCCGAGTCGCTGAAAACTGTCATCGATCAGATGGTTGAAACCGAGCCGCGCGCCGCCGGACTCAAGCCCGAGCAGTTCATCGACAACCGCTTCTTTCAGGAGCTGGATAAAGAAGGGTTCATCCAGCGCCTGTGGAAGTAG
- a CDS encoding DMT family transporter: MSPQLIALAAALSYAISGISAKRGLRYSTPITVTLVSVAIHAVGLWVALLIFRGIPEVSWWVLFLFAVSGLIQPVLRFLTYAGIHHVGAAAGTTLRGAHPLFSTSLAVLLLGEPLTLPILLGTILIVTGVGLVSWQSGNWPANFRWWYLAYPLSAAFLAGVSHPLRRYSLGLANEPLYLAAVIGIVALPWLASATLMPGQKQKPVWDRRALGPFLMAGTFETLGIVLVIAALSVGQVVVVSPIIATSPLWITLGTWLFLHDIEKLTLRTVLGAICVVAGTITISLVR, from the coding sequence ATGTCTCCACAACTGATCGCTCTTGCCGCCGCGCTGTCCTACGCGATCTCCGGCATTTCCGCCAAGCGCGGTCTACGTTATTCAACACCGATTACGGTGACGCTGGTGTCGGTGGCGATCCACGCCGTTGGGCTCTGGGTAGCGCTGCTGATTTTTCGCGGTATCCCCGAGGTTTCCTGGTGGGTGCTGTTTCTGTTTGCCGTGAGCGGTTTGATTCAGCCGGTCTTGCGCTTTCTCACCTATGCCGGCATTCATCATGTCGGCGCCGCCGCGGGGACGACGCTGCGCGGCGCGCACCCGTTGTTTAGCACCTCGCTGGCGGTGCTATTGCTGGGTGAGCCGCTGACGCTGCCGATCTTGCTCGGCACGATTCTCATTGTCACCGGTGTTGGCCTGGTGTCCTGGCAGAGCGGCAACTGGCCGGCCAACTTTCGCTGGTGGTATCTTGCCTATCCGCTCAGTGCGGCGTTTCTTGCCGGCGTCAGCCATCCGCTGCGCCGCTACAGCTTGGGCTTGGCGAACGAACCGCTTTATCTCGCCGCGGTTATTGGCATTGTCGCGCTGCCCTGGTTGGCCAGCGCGACGCTCATGCCGGGGCAAAAGCAGAAGCCCGTATGGGACCGCCGCGCGCTTGGGCCGTTTCTCATGGCAGGAACTTTCGAAACGTTGGGCATTGTCCTAGTCATCGCCGCGCTCAGCGTCGGCCAAGTCGTGGTGGTCTCGCCGATCATCGCCACAAGCCCGCTGTGGATCACGCTCGGCACCTGGTTGTTCTTGCACGACATCGAAAAACTGACCCTGCGCACGGTGCTCGGGGCGATATGCGTCGTCGCGGGAACGATTACGATATCGTTGGTGCGGTGA
- a CDS encoding DEAD/DEAH box helicase: MPFSKLGLSPKVVEGVAAAGYTDPTPIQLCAIPLILEGRDLIGSAQTGTGKTAAFALPLISKLEQRGHLRALVLEPTRELAAQVETAIRDYARFTDLRTVVLFGGTGYGKQDQMLRRGADIVVATPGRLLDQLQRKMLRLDRIDMLVLDEADRMLDMGFMPDVRKIIERCPKARQTMLFSATIPPEIEQLCRWALRNPETVEIGQRRAAAETVTHAFYPVDIGQKQELLQDLLKRTDYDQVLIFCRTKDGADKVARQLHQQGHSVAVLHSNRTQREREQALNGFRNGRYEVMVATDIAARGIDVEQISHVINFDVPHHPEDYVHRIGRTGRAQSVGDAFTIMTAEDLQEVAAIEHFIGQKIPRVKLEGFAYEYCRLLDPNPKPIFGTKARAGARPRRRW, encoded by the coding sequence ATGCCATTTTCTAAACTAGGTTTATCTCCCAAAGTTGTCGAAGGCGTTGCGGCCGCGGGCTACACCGATCCGACGCCGATTCAGCTGTGCGCGATTCCGCTGATTCTCGAAGGCCGCGATTTGATCGGCTCGGCGCAGACCGGCACGGGAAAAACCGCGGCGTTTGCGCTGCCGCTGATATCAAAGTTAGAGCAGCGCGGCCATTTGCGCGCGCTTGTGCTCGAGCCGACGCGCGAACTGGCGGCGCAGGTGGAGACGGCGATTCGCGACTACGCGCGCTTTACCGATCTGCGCACTGTGGTGCTGTTCGGCGGCACGGGTTACGGCAAGCAGGATCAGATGCTGCGCCGCGGCGCTGACATCGTGGTCGCCACGCCGGGCCGTTTGCTCGATCAGTTGCAGCGCAAGATGCTACGGCTCGACCGCATCGACATGTTGGTGCTCGACGAAGCGGACCGCATGCTCGACATGGGTTTCATGCCCGACGTGCGCAAGATCATCGAGCGCTGCCCGAAGGCGCGCCAGACGATGCTATTTTCCGCGACCATCCCGCCGGAGATCGAACAGCTCTGCCGCTGGGCGCTGCGCAATCCCGAGACAGTGGAGATCGGCCAGCGGCGGGCTGCCGCGGAGACGGTGACCCATGCCTTCTACCCGGTCGACATCGGCCAGAAGCAGGAGTTGCTCCAAGATCTGTTGAAACGCACCGATTACGATCAGGTGCTGATCTTCTGCCGCACCAAGGACGGCGCAGACAAAGTCGCGCGTCAGTTGCATCAACAGGGCCACTCGGTGGCAGTGCTGCATTCCAATCGGACCCAGCGCGAGCGCGAGCAGGCGTTGAACGGTTTTCGCAACGGCCGCTACGAAGTGATGGTCGCCACCGATATTGCGGCGCGCGGCATCGACGTCGAACAGATCAGCCACGTGATCAATTTCGATGTGCCGCACCATCCGGAAGACTACGTGCACCGCATCGGCCGCACCGGCAGAGCGCAGAGCGTCGGCGACGCCTTTACGATCATGACTGCGGAAGATTTGCAGGAAGTGGCGGCCATCGAGCATTTCATTGGCCAGAAAATCCCGCGCGTAAAATTGGAAGGCTTTGCTTACGAATATTGCCGGCTGCTCGACCCCAATCCGAAGCCGATCTTCGGCACCAAGGCGCGCGCCGGCGCGCGGCCGCGGCGCAGATGGTGA